The following are encoded in a window of Haloplanus vescus genomic DNA:
- a CDS encoding magnesium transporter, with product MTVREVAVEAYREALPALGASLVGGLLAGVVLGGMRADLRSVPGLLVLVPALLATRGNVYGSLGARLATGLHQGLIEPRVAAGDRRLRAAVAAALANGIVTSLFAAAAVVVILTTLGNPVASLPRMLGIALIAGLLSGVTLVAVVVTVVFAGYRRGHNPDTLVGPLVTTTGDVFGILFLLIAVRTVALVAGGG from the coding sequence ATGACCGTCCGCGAGGTTGCCGTCGAGGCCTATCGCGAGGCGCTCCCGGCACTCGGCGCCAGCCTCGTCGGCGGCCTTCTCGCCGGCGTCGTCCTCGGCGGGATGCGCGCCGACCTTCGCTCGGTCCCCGGACTCCTCGTTCTCGTCCCGGCCCTCCTCGCGACCCGCGGGAACGTCTACGGGTCGCTCGGGGCACGCTTGGCGACCGGGCTCCATCAGGGGTTGATAGAGCCACGCGTCGCCGCCGGTGACCGGCGCCTCCGGGCGGCGGTGGCGGCGGCCCTGGCCAACGGTATCGTCACGTCGCTGTTCGCCGCCGCCGCCGTCGTCGTCATCCTCACGACGCTCGGCAACCCCGTCGCGAGCCTCCCCCGAATGCTCGGCATCGCCCTCATTGCGGGTCTGCTCTCCGGCGTGACCCTCGTCGCCGTCGTCGTCACCGTCGTCTTCGCTGGCTACCGCCGCGGCCACAACCCCGACACGCTCGTCGGCCCCCTCGTCACGACGACGGGCGACGTCTTCGGTATCCTCTTTCTCCTAATCGCGGTCCGAACCGTCGCGCTCGTCGCGGGGGGTGGGTGA
- a CDS encoding magnesium transporter, with amino-acid sequence MSTAWTVRAISRAMLPVLLVLTLVEIGSGLVLGRFETTLLRYPSLLVLVPVTIGTAGNLGSVLAARLSTAFHLGTLSFSPADESLAGNAVATVALAASIFPVVGLGAWGLTALTGSTELSPWTVLAVSISSGLSLAVLAVLVTVVATYAAYRFELDPDDVVIPVVTNTCDVLGVVLLYLAVLVFV; translated from the coding sequence GTGAGCACCGCGTGGACCGTCCGCGCCATCTCGCGGGCCATGCTCCCCGTCCTCCTCGTGCTCACATTGGTCGAAATCGGGAGCGGGCTCGTCCTCGGCCGGTTCGAGACAACGCTGCTTCGCTACCCCTCCCTGCTCGTCCTCGTCCCCGTCACCATCGGCACGGCGGGCAACCTCGGGAGCGTCCTCGCCGCGCGCCTCTCGACGGCCTTCCACCTCGGGACGCTCTCGTTTTCCCCGGCCGACGAATCGCTCGCCGGCAACGCCGTCGCCACCGTTGCGCTCGCGGCCTCCATCTTCCCCGTCGTCGGACTGGGGGCGTGGGGCCTGACCGCGCTCACGGGGTCGACCGAACTCTCGCCGTGGACGGTCCTCGCCGTCTCGATATCGAGTGGGCTCTCGCTGGCCGTCCTCGCCGTCCTCGTCACCGTCGTCGCCACCTACGCCGCCTACCGGTTCGAACTCGACCCCGACGACGTGGTGATTCCCGTCGTCACCAACACCTGCGACGTTCTCGGCGTCGTCCTCCTCTATCTCGCCGTCCTCGTGTTCGTCTAG